A section of the Halichoerus grypus chromosome 11, mHalGry1.hap1.1, whole genome shotgun sequence genome encodes:
- the PRDX5 gene encoding peroxiredoxin-5, mitochondrial — MPFVQLRVLSGGARSVLVRAAAVESAASAPSRAGGCRRPGREWTLGGVYGFRSAASAMAPIKVGDAIPSVVVFEGQPGNKVNLAELFKGKKGVLFGVPGAFTPGCSKTHLPGFVQQAEALKAKGVQVVACLCVNDVFVTEEWGRAHNSEGKVRLLADPTGAFGKETDLLLNDSLVSLFGNHRLKRFSMVVEDGIVKSLNVEPDGTGLTCSLASSILSQL, encoded by the exons ATGCCATTCGTTCAGCTACGCGTCCTGAGTGGTGGGGCACGCTCGGTTCTCGTCCGGGCAGCTGCCGTCGAGTCTGCAGCATCGGCGCCATCGAGAGCAGGCGGGTGCCGGCGACCAGGCAGGGAGTGGACGCTTGGCGGGGTCTACGGTTTCAGAAGCGCCGCCTCAGCCATGGCCCCAATCAAG GTGGGAGATGCCATCCCTTCCGTGGTGGTTTTTGAAGGGCAGCCTGGGAACAAGGTGAACCTGGCAGAGCTGTTCAAGGGCAAGAAGGGGGTGCTGTTTGGAGTCCCTGGGGCTTTTACCCCTGGCTGTTCCAAG ACCCACCTGCCAGGATTTGTGCAGCAGGCTGAGGCTCTGAAGGCCAAGGGGGTCCAGGTGGTAGCCTGTCTGTGTGTTAATGATGTCTTTGTGACTGAAGAGTGGGGACGAGCTCACAACTCGGAAGGCAAG GTTAGGCTCTTGGCTGACCCCActggggcctttgggaag GAGACAGATTTGCTACTAAATGATTCATTGGTGTCCCTGTTTGGAAATCATCGGCTCAAGAG GTTCTCCATGGTGGTAGAGGATGGCATAGTGAAATCCTTGAATGTGGAGCCAGATGGTACAGGCCTTACCTGCAGCCTGGCCTCCAGCATCCTCTCACAGCTCTGA
- the TRMT112 gene encoding multifunctional methyltransferase subunit TRM112-like protein, translated as MKLLTHNLLSSHVRGVGPRGFPLRLQATEVRINPVEFNPDFVARMIPKVEWAALLEAADTLHLVEVPKGPIEGYEHDEKFLRQMHHVLLEVDVLEGTLQCPESGRLFPISRGIPNMLLSDEETET; from the exons ATGAAGCTGCTAACGCACAACCTGCTGAGCTCGCATGTGCGGGGGGTGGGGCCCCGTGGCTTCCCACTGCGCCTCCAG GCCACCGAGGTCCGCATCAACCCCGTGGAGTTCAACCCCGACTTCGTGGCGCGTATGATACCCAAGGTGGAGTGGGCGGCGCTTCTGGAGGCGGCGGATACC CTGCATCTGGTCGAGGTGCCCAAAGGGCCGATTGAAGGGTATGAGCACGATGAGAAATTCCTGAGGCAGATGCACCACGTGCTGCTGGAG gtGGATGTGCTGGAGGGCACCTTGCAGTGCCCAGAGTCTGGACGTCTGTTCCCCATCAGTCGCGGGATCCCCAACATGCTGCTGAGTGATGAGGAAACCGAGACTTAA